One genomic segment of Bradyrhizobium prioriisuperbiae includes these proteins:
- a CDS encoding glucose 1-dehydrogenase → MATSPFDLSGKVAVVTGGNGGIGLGMARGLAAAGAAVTIVGRNEAKSKAAADELTAAGGRAMAVTADVTSKDDVAGMVEATKRAFGSVDILVNNAGINIRKPPHVMALDEWHQVIETNLTSAVYAVQAVYPVMKAAGGGKIINIGSMMSIFGASFAPAYAASKGGIVQFTKSLACAWAPDNIQANVVLPGWIDTELTQDAREQVEGLHERVLARTPAARWGVPADLAGVAVFLASSASDFVTGTAIPIDGGYSVAG, encoded by the coding sequence ATGGCCACCTCACCCTTCGATCTCTCCGGAAAAGTCGCTGTCGTCACCGGCGGCAATGGCGGTATCGGGCTCGGCATGGCCCGCGGGCTTGCGGCGGCGGGCGCGGCAGTAACCATCGTCGGCCGCAACGAGGCCAAATCCAAAGCGGCCGCAGACGAACTGACCGCCGCGGGCGGCCGCGCCATGGCGGTGACGGCTGATGTGACCTCGAAGGACGATGTCGCCGGGATGGTCGAGGCGACCAAGCGCGCGTTCGGCAGTGTCGACATCCTCGTCAACAACGCCGGCATCAACATCCGCAAACCGCCACATGTGATGGCGCTCGACGAGTGGCACCAGGTGATCGAGACCAATCTCACCAGTGCTGTTTATGCCGTCCAAGCGGTCTATCCGGTGATGAAGGCCGCCGGTGGCGGCAAGATCATCAATATCGGCTCGATGATGTCGATCTTCGGCGCATCGTTCGCACCGGCCTATGCGGCAAGCAAAGGCGGTATCGTGCAGTTCACCAAGTCGCTGGCGTGCGCCTGGGCGCCTGACAACATCCAGGCCAACGTCGTGCTGCCGGGCTGGATCGACACCGAATTGACGCAGGACGCACGCGAACAGGTCGAAGGGCTGCATGAGCGGGTGCTGGCCCGCACGCCTGCGGCGCGATGGGGCGTGCCGGCTGACCTCGCCGGGGTTGCGGTGTTCCTGGCCTCCAGCGCGTCGGATTTCGTCACCGGCACGGCGATTCCGATCGATGGCGGATACTCGGTCGCGGGTTAG
- the parE gene encoding DNA topoisomerase IV subunit B has protein sequence MPKPLKAKKNDKSDDLFEAPPKGRPAAAKPAPRATGAEAAYTAADIEVLEGLEPVRRRPGMYIGGTDEKALHHLFAEVIDNSMDEALAGHATFIEVSLTTDGFLTVSDNGRGIPIDPHPKFPKKSALEVIMCTLHSGGKFDSKVYETSGGLHGVGVSVVNALSSRLEVEVAREQKLYKMSFERGHPKGKLEDLGKVHNRRGTRIRFKPDTDIFGAKAVFKPQRLFKMTRSKAYLFGGVEIRWHCDPELLRGIDDVPAEDTFHFPGGLKDYLAAAIHADTLVHPDIFSGKSGRNGAHGACEWAVAWTADADGFLSSYCNTVPTPDGGTHEAGMRSAMLRGLKDHAERVGQGKRAASITSEDVMVGAAIMLSVFVREPEFQGQTKDRLATAEAQKIVEQAIKDPFDHWLSGNPVQANKLLEFVVERADERLRRRQEKEISRKTAVRKLRLPGKLADCTNTASEGSELFIVEGDSAGGSAKQARDRKTQAILPLRGKILNVASATKDKLAANQQISDLMQAIGCGTGAHYRHEDLRYGRIIIMTDADVDGAHIASLLITYFYRQMPRLIDEGHLYLAIPPLYRLTHGGKTFYARDDAHRDEILKKEFHANAKVDIGRFKGLGEMMPAQLKETTMDPAKRTMLRVVLLPDDREGTADSVERLMGSKAEARFAFITEKAEFASEELLDV, from the coding sequence ATGCCCAAGCCATTGAAAGCTAAAAAGAACGACAAATCGGACGATTTGTTCGAAGCCCCTCCGAAGGGGCGGCCCGCTGCCGCCAAGCCGGCGCCCCGGGCCACGGGTGCCGAGGCCGCCTACACCGCGGCCGATATCGAGGTGCTGGAGGGGCTGGAGCCGGTCCGGCGTCGCCCGGGCATGTATATCGGCGGCACTGATGAGAAGGCGCTGCACCATCTGTTCGCCGAAGTGATCGACAACTCGATGGACGAGGCGCTGGCCGGCCACGCGACCTTCATCGAGGTCAGTCTCACGACGGACGGTTTTCTGACCGTCAGCGACAACGGCCGCGGCATCCCGATCGACCCGCACCCGAAGTTCCCGAAGAAGTCGGCGCTCGAAGTCATCATGTGCACGCTGCACTCCGGCGGCAAATTCGACTCCAAGGTCTACGAGACCTCGGGCGGCCTGCACGGCGTCGGCGTCTCGGTGGTCAACGCCCTCTCCTCGCGCCTCGAGGTCGAGGTCGCCCGCGAGCAGAAGCTCTACAAGATGTCGTTCGAACGCGGCCATCCCAAGGGCAAGCTGGAAGACCTCGGCAAGGTGCACAACCGCCGCGGCACCCGCATCCGCTTCAAGCCGGACACCGACATCTTCGGCGCCAAGGCCGTGTTCAAGCCGCAGCGCCTGTTCAAGATGACCCGCTCGAAGGCCTACCTGTTCGGTGGCGTCGAAATCCGCTGGCACTGCGATCCGGAATTGCTGCGCGGCATCGACGATGTGCCTGCAGAAGACACCTTCCATTTCCCGGGCGGCCTGAAGGACTATCTGGCCGCGGCGATCCACGCCGACACACTGGTGCATCCCGACATCTTCTCCGGCAAGTCGGGGCGCAACGGCGCCCACGGCGCCTGCGAGTGGGCGGTGGCCTGGACCGCGGACGCCGACGGCTTCCTCTCCTCCTACTGCAACACGGTGCCGACGCCCGACGGTGGCACCCACGAAGCCGGCATGCGCAGCGCCATGCTGCGCGGCCTCAAGGACCATGCCGAGCGCGTCGGCCAGGGCAAGCGCGCTGCCTCGATCACGTCCGAGGACGTGATGGTCGGCGCTGCGATCATGCTGTCGGTATTCGTGCGCGAGCCGGAATTCCAGGGCCAGACCAAGGACCGTCTCGCCACCGCCGAGGCCCAGAAGATCGTCGAGCAGGCCATCAAGGATCCGTTCGACCACTGGCTGTCCGGCAACCCGGTGCAGGCCAACAAACTCCTGGAGTTCGTGGTCGAGCGCGCGGACGAGCGGCTGCGCCGCCGCCAGGAAAAGGAAATCTCGCGCAAGACCGCGGTGCGCAAGCTGCGCCTGCCCGGCAAGCTTGCCGACTGCACCAACACCGCGTCCGAAGGCTCCGAACTGTTCATTGTCGAAGGCGATTCCGCAGGCGGCAGCGCCAAGCAGGCGCGTGACCGCAAGACCCAGGCGATCCTGCCGCTGCGCGGCAAGATCCTCAACGTCGCCTCCGCGACCAAGGACAAGCTCGCCGCCAACCAGCAGATCTCCGACCTGATGCAGGCGATCGGCTGCGGCACCGGCGCGCACTACCGGCATGAAGACCTGCGCTACGGCCGCATCATCATCATGACCGACGCCGACGTCGACGGCGCACACATTGCTTCGCTGCTGATCACATATTTCTACCGGCAGATGCCGCGGCTGATCGACGAGGGACATCTCTATCTGGCGATCCCGCCGCTGTATCGGCTGACCCACGGCGGCAAGACGTTCTACGCCCGTGACGACGCGCACCGGGATGAAATCCTGAAAAAGGAATTTCACGCCAACGCCAAGGTGGACATCGGACGCTTCAAAGGCCTCGGCGAGATGATGCCGGCGCAATTGAAGGAAACCACCATGGATCCCGCCAAGCGCACCATGCTGCGCGTGGTGCTGTTGCCGGACGATCGCGAGGGCACCGCGGACTCGGTCGAGCGCCTGATGGGCAGCAAGGCCGAAGCGCGCTTCGCCTTCATTACGGAAAAGGCTGAGTTCGCCAGCGAGGAGTTGCTGGACGTGTAG
- a CDS encoding DedA family protein, translating to MEDAVRFLVDFVRGHGSWAAPIMFVLAFGESLAFLSLLIPAWGALIGIGALIGPSGISFWPVWIGGALGAACGDWLSYWFGDKFKHRVAHMWPLSRHPDLLPRGEAFVRKWGIPGIFIGRFFGPLRATVPLVAGIFEMPYGKFQVANFASAFVWSAALLVFGDVLSKAATWLWGAM from the coding sequence ATGGAAGATGCAGTGCGTTTCCTTGTCGACTTCGTCCGCGGTCATGGATCGTGGGCGGCGCCGATCATGTTCGTGCTGGCCTTCGGGGAATCGCTCGCTTTTCTGTCGCTGCTGATTCCCGCATGGGGCGCGCTGATCGGGATCGGCGCATTGATCGGTCCGAGCGGCATCAGCTTCTGGCCGGTCTGGATCGGCGGCGCACTGGGGGCAGCCTGCGGCGACTGGCTGTCCTACTGGTTCGGCGACAAGTTCAAACATCGCGTTGCGCACATGTGGCCGCTGTCGCGTCATCCCGACCTGCTGCCGCGCGGCGAAGCGTTCGTCCGCAAATGGGGCATCCCGGGAATCTTCATCGGCCGTTTCTTCGGGCCGCTGCGGGCAACAGTCCCGCTGGTGGCGGGCATTTTCGAGATGCCCTATGGCAAGTTTCAGGTTGCGAACTTTGCCTCGGCCTTCGTGTGGTCGGCAGCGCTGCTGGTTTTCGGCGACGTTCTGTCCAAGGCCGCGACATGGTTATGGGGAGCCATGTGA
- a CDS encoding MBL fold metallo-hydrolase, with amino-acid sequence MDITRRLALTGAATMAAAPFIPTSSAKAAVAPVGKQAPSFYRYKVGDIEVAVVSDGANTFPLADNFVLNAKKDDVNNALEKAFLPRDKMTIHFAPLAINTGGKLVVIDTGNGAAANAATKGAVGQFAANLTAASIDPKNVDVVVISHFHGDHVNGLLTADGQPVFANAEVLVPSVEWKYWMDDGEMSRAPAGRMQDLFKNNRRVFEAGLKKKVTPYEWGKEVAPGLLAVETIGHTPGHTSYVLSSGADKVFIQSDVTNHPDLFVKNPGWHAGFDQDGAKAESTRRKVYDMLVADKLKVQGFHYPFPGLGNIEKDGASYRVVPAPWSPII; translated from the coding sequence ATGGACATCACACGACGTCTTGCACTGACAGGAGCTGCCACCATGGCCGCCGCGCCGTTCATTCCGACATCGTCCGCCAAGGCCGCGGTTGCGCCCGTGGGCAAGCAGGCTCCGAGCTTCTATCGCTACAAGGTCGGCGACATCGAGGTTGCCGTCGTCTCCGATGGCGCGAACACGTTTCCGCTGGCCGACAATTTCGTGCTCAACGCCAAGAAGGATGACGTCAACAACGCGCTCGAAAAGGCCTTCCTGCCGCGCGACAAGATGACGATCCATTTCGCGCCACTCGCCATCAACACCGGCGGCAAGCTGGTGGTGATCGACACCGGCAACGGCGCGGCCGCCAATGCGGCGACAAAGGGGGCGGTCGGGCAGTTTGCGGCCAATCTCACCGCCGCCAGCATCGATCCGAAAAATGTCGATGTGGTGGTGATTTCCCATTTCCACGGCGATCACGTCAACGGCCTGCTCACGGCCGACGGACAGCCGGTGTTCGCCAATGCCGAAGTGCTGGTGCCGTCAGTCGAGTGGAAATACTGGATGGACGACGGCGAGATGAGCCGCGCGCCGGCCGGGCGCATGCAGGATCTGTTCAAGAACAATCGCCGGGTGTTCGAAGCCGGCCTGAAGAAGAAGGTCACGCCCTATGAGTGGGGCAAGGAGGTCGCGCCGGGACTGCTGGCGGTGGAAACGATCGGCCACACGCCGGGCCACACCTCCTATGTGCTGTCGTCGGGGGCGGACAAGGTCTTCATCCAGTCCGACGTCACCAACCATCCCGATCTGTTTGTGAAGAATCCGGGCTGGCATGCGGGCTTCGACCAGGACGGCGCCAAGGCGGAAAGCACACGCCGCAAGGTCTATGACATGCTGGTGGCGGACAAGCTCAAGGTGCAGGGCTTCCACTATCCGTTCCCGGGCCTCGGCAATATCGAGAAGGACGGCGCCAGCTATCGCGTGGTGCCCGCACCCTGGTCCCCGATCATCTGA
- the argC gene encoding N-acetyl-gamma-glutamyl-phosphate reductase — MAAKKTIGILGASGYTGAELVRLLLRHPNVEIALLTADRRAGQAMGDVFPQFAPYDLPRLVTIDSVDWPNAGLDLIFCALPHGTTQTVIRDVLIKAPQSKIVDLSADFRLESPEAYATWYGHDHYALDLQKEAVYGLAEIYRSEIMKARLVANPGCYPSCALLPVIPLLAAQVIEPAEIVVDAKSGMTGSGRSVKEEMLFSEVSEGFHAYGVGRHRHVAELDQEFSKAAGQEVLVSFTPHLLPMSRGLLSTIYVKLRGVYTAHDLHAVLSAQYGSEPFIHVLPFGKTPHTRHVRGSNMTFIGVAADRVPGRAIIVATLDNLTKGASGQAVQNMNLMLGFAETTGIDQPPMFP; from the coding sequence ATGGCTGCAAAGAAGACAATCGGTATCCTCGGCGCCTCCGGTTACACCGGGGCCGAACTGGTGCGGCTGCTGCTGCGCCATCCCAATGTCGAGATCGCACTGCTGACGGCGGACCGCCGCGCCGGGCAAGCGATGGGCGACGTGTTTCCGCAGTTCGCGCCCTACGACCTGCCGAGGCTGGTGACCATCGACAGCGTTGACTGGCCGAATGCCGGGCTCGATCTGATCTTCTGCGCTTTGCCGCATGGCACCACCCAGACGGTGATCAGGGATGTGCTGATAAAAGCGCCGCAGAGCAAGATCGTCGATCTCTCGGCGGACTTCCGGCTGGAAAGTCCCGAGGCCTATGCCACATGGTACGGCCACGATCATTATGCGTTGGATCTGCAGAAAGAGGCCGTTTACGGCCTGGCTGAGATCTACCGGTCTGAGATCATGAAGGCGCGCCTTGTCGCCAATCCCGGCTGTTATCCCTCCTGTGCGCTGCTGCCGGTGATCCCGCTGCTGGCGGCGCAGGTGATCGAACCCGCAGAGATCGTGGTCGATGCAAAATCGGGCATGACCGGCAGCGGCCGTTCCGTGAAGGAAGAGATGCTGTTCTCCGAGGTCTCCGAGGGATTTCACGCCTATGGCGTAGGCCGTCACCGGCACGTGGCCGAGCTCGATCAGGAGTTTTCCAAGGCGGCCGGGCAGGAGGTGCTGGTCAGCTTCACGCCGCACCTTTTGCCGATGAGCCGCGGGCTGCTTTCGACCATCTATGTGAAGTTGCGCGGTGTCTACACGGCTCATGATCTGCACGCGGTCTTGTCGGCTCAATACGGCAGCGAGCCGTTCATCCATGTGCTGCCGTTCGGCAAGACGCCGCACACGCGGCATGTGCGGGGATCGAACATGACCTTCATCGGCGTGGCCGCCGACCGCGTTCCGGGCCGCGCGATCATTGTTGCAACCCTCGACAACCTGACCAAGGGCGCGTCGGGGCAGGCGGTGCAGAACATGAACCTGATGCTCGGCTTTGCCGAGACCACGGGGATCGATCAGCCACCGATGTTCCCATGA
- a CDS encoding MAPEG family protein, translated as MTRELFWLTLTVILTGLLWVPYMINRSQVRGLGGTMGNPTRTDKPHAEWANRLMFAHDNAVENLVIFAPLILILNAIDYSSKWTVLAAAVYFWARVAHVFVYMLGVPVFRTVAFTVGFIAQAVLVLGIFQIV; from the coding sequence ATGACGCGCGAATTGTTCTGGTTGACCCTCACGGTTATTCTGACGGGCCTGTTGTGGGTCCCCTACATGATCAATCGATCTCAGGTGCGCGGCCTCGGTGGCACGATGGGCAATCCGACCCGCACCGACAAGCCGCATGCGGAATGGGCCAACCGGCTGATGTTCGCCCACGACAATGCGGTGGAAAATCTCGTCATCTTCGCGCCGCTGATCCTGATCCTCAACGCAATCGACTATTCCAGCAAATGGACGGTGCTGGCCGCGGCGGTTTATTTCTGGGCCCGTGTCGCGCACGTGTTCGTCTACATGCTCGGCGTTCCGGTGTTTCGCACGGTGGCGTTCACGGTCGGCTTCATCGCCCAGGCCGTGCTGGTGCTGGGGATTTTCCAGATCGTTTGA
- a CDS encoding class I poly(R)-hydroxyalkanoic acid synthase, with protein MTDALPNTDTKANGSFNAEAFAQNLARAMESSGQALSAYLKSREGIPPNEAPSELSELVKTFSAVAEYWMSDKTRASDLQFKLGKSYLDLWGASMRRMVGENTAPAISPAPRDKRFQDAEWKSNQFFDFVMQLYLLTTQWAFDVVRDAEGLDPRTRKKAEFYVQQLTNALSPSNFVLTNPEVLRETLASSGQNLVRGMKMLAEDVVAGHGNLRIRQSDSSNLNVGEQLATTPGKIIYQNDLMQLIQYDPSTENVLRTPLLIVPPWINKFYILDLNAQKSFIKWCVDQGLTVFVISWVNPDRRLGEKTFDDYMKEGPLAAMDAIEKATGEMKVHTMGYCVGGTLLASTLAWLAEKRRVRVTSATFLAAQVDFTHAGELLVFVDEEQISALERDMQRAGVLEGSKMAMAFNMLRSNDLIWSYVVSNYLKGKPPAAFDLLHWNSDATRMPAANHSYYLRNCYLENRLSAGTMVLDNTLLDLSKVKVPVYNLATKEDHIAPAESVLYGSQFFGGPVRYVLAGSGHIAGVVNPPALGKYQFWTNDRIKDITLADWLKDAQEHKGSWWLDWRQWIEANDPEQIPARSVGTEALPALEDAPGSYVRVRA; from the coding sequence ATGACCGACGCTCTTCCCAATACAGATACGAAGGCCAATGGAAGCTTCAATGCCGAGGCATTCGCGCAAAATCTCGCGCGAGCCATGGAAAGCAGCGGTCAGGCGCTGTCGGCCTACCTCAAATCGCGCGAAGGCATCCCGCCGAACGAAGCTCCGAGCGAGCTGAGCGAACTGGTCAAGACCTTCAGCGCCGTCGCCGAATACTGGATGTCGGACAAGACGCGCGCGTCCGATCTGCAGTTCAAACTGGGGAAATCCTACCTCGATTTGTGGGGGGCATCGATGCGGCGCATGGTGGGCGAAAACACCGCCCCCGCGATTTCGCCGGCGCCGCGCGACAAGCGTTTCCAGGACGCCGAATGGAAATCGAATCAGTTTTTCGATTTCGTCATGCAGCTTTATCTCTTGACCACACAGTGGGCTTTCGACGTGGTCCGTGATGCCGAAGGGCTCGATCCGCGCACCCGCAAGAAGGCCGAGTTCTATGTCCAGCAGTTGACCAACGCGCTGTCACCGTCGAACTTCGTTCTGACCAATCCCGAAGTGCTGCGCGAAACGCTGGCCTCGAGCGGCCAGAACCTGGTTCGCGGCATGAAGATGCTGGCCGAGGACGTGGTGGCGGGGCATGGCAACCTGCGCATCCGCCAGTCCGACTCCTCGAACCTCAATGTCGGCGAGCAGCTCGCCACCACGCCGGGCAAGATCATCTATCAGAACGACCTGATGCAGCTGATCCAGTATGATCCGAGCACCGAGAACGTGCTGCGCACGCCGCTCCTGATCGTGCCGCCCTGGATCAACAAGTTCTATATTCTCGACTTGAACGCGCAGAAATCCTTCATCAAGTGGTGCGTCGATCAGGGCCTCACGGTGTTCGTGATTTCCTGGGTCAATCCGGACCGGCGGCTCGGTGAAAAGACCTTCGACGACTACATGAAGGAGGGGCCCCTCGCCGCCATGGACGCCATCGAAAAGGCGACCGGCGAGATGAAGGTGCACACCATGGGCTATTGCGTGGGCGGCACCCTGCTCGCCTCGACGCTGGCCTGGCTTGCGGAAAAACGGCGGGTGCGCGTCACCTCGGCAACGTTCCTCGCCGCCCAGGTCGACTTCACCCACGCAGGTGAACTCCTGGTGTTCGTCGACGAAGAGCAGATCTCTGCTTTGGAGCGCGATATGCAGCGCGCCGGCGTACTCGAAGGCAGCAAGATGGCGATGGCCTTCAACATGCTGCGGTCGAACGACCTGATCTGGTCCTACGTTGTCAGCAACTACCTGAAGGGCAAGCCGCCGGCGGCGTTCGACCTGCTGCACTGGAATTCCGACGCCACCCGCATGCCCGCGGCCAATCATTCCTACTATCTGCGCAACTGCTATCTGGAAAACCGGCTATCGGCCGGCACCATGGTGCTCGACAACACCTTGCTCGACCTCTCCAAGGTCAAGGTCCCCGTCTACAATCTTGCCACCAAGGAAGACCACATCGCGCCGGCGGAATCGGTGCTGTATGGCTCGCAGTTCTTCGGTGGCCCGGTGCGCTATGTGCTCGCCGGTTCCGGCCATATCGCAGGCGTCGTCAATCCGCCGGCGCTCGGCAAGTACCAGTTCTGGACCAACGACCGCATCAAGGACATCACGCTGGCCGACTGGCTGAAGGACGCGCAGGAGCACAAAGGCTCGTGGTGGCTGGACTGGCGGCAGTGGATCGAAGCGAACGATCCCGAGCAGATTCCCGCGCGCAGTGTCGGGACCGAAGCCCTGCCCGCACTCGAGGATGCGCCCGGCAGCTACGTCCGGGTGCGCGCCTGA
- a CDS encoding LL-diaminopimelate aminotransferase, with amino-acid sequence MEEFYRIRRLPPYVFEQVNRAKAAARNAGADIIDMGMGNPDLPTPAHVIEKLKETLGKPRTDRYSASRGITGLRKAQAGYYERRFGVKLNPETQIVATLGSKEGFANVAQAITAPGDVVLVPNPSYPIHAFGFLMAGGVVRSVPAEPTPELFEALERAIIHSIPKPIAMIVCYPSNPTSYVATLDFYKDLVAFAKKHEIFILSDLAYAELYFDGNPPPSVLQVPGAIDVTVEFTSMSKTFSMAGWRMGFAVGNERIIAALARVKSYLDYGAFTPVQVAATAALNGPDDCIREMREIYHKRRDTLVESFGRAGWDIPPPNASMFAWAPLPEKFRSIGSMQFATLMVEKSGVVVSPGVAFGEHGEGYVRIAMVENEQRIRQAARNLRRFLESGIETLHNVVPLANRR; translated from the coding sequence ATGGAAGAGTTCTATCGCATTCGCCGCCTGCCGCCTTACGTGTTCGAGCAAGTCAACCGGGCCAAGGCGGCCGCACGCAATGCCGGGGCCGACATCATCGACATGGGCATGGGCAATCCGGACCTGCCGACCCCCGCCCATGTGATCGAAAAGCTCAAGGAAACCCTGGGCAAGCCCCGGACCGACCGCTATTCGGCGTCCCGCGGCATCACCGGGCTGCGCAAGGCCCAGGCCGGCTATTACGAGCGCCGGTTCGGGGTCAAGCTCAATCCCGAAACCCAGATCGTGGCGACGCTCGGCTCCAAGGAGGGCTTTGCCAACGTGGCGCAGGCCATCACCGCGCCGGGCGACGTCGTGCTCGTTCCCAATCCCAGCTATCCGATTCACGCCTTCGGCTTTTTGATGGCGGGCGGCGTGGTGCGCTCGGTTCCGGCCGAGCCGACGCCGGAGCTGTTCGAGGCGCTGGAGCGGGCGATCATTCACTCGATCCCCAAGCCGATCGCCATGATCGTCTGCTACCCGTCCAATCCGACGTCCTATGTGGCGACACTCGATTTCTACAAGGACCTGGTGGCGTTCGCGAAGAAACACGAGATCTTCATTCTCTCCGATCTCGCTTATGCCGAACTTTATTTCGACGGCAATCCGCCGCCGTCGGTGCTGCAGGTGCCCGGCGCGATCGATGTCACCGTCGAGTTCACCTCGATGTCGAAGACGTTCTCGATGGCCGGCTGGCGCATGGGCTTTGCGGTCGGCAACGAGCGGATCATCGCGGCGCTGGCGCGGGTCAAATCCTATCTCGACTACGGCGCGTTCACGCCGGTGCAGGTGGCCGCGACCGCGGCGCTGAACGGCCCCGACGATTGTATCCGCGAGATGCGCGAGATCTATCACAAGCGCCGCGACACCCTGGTGGAGTCGTTCGGTCGTGCCGGCTGGGATATCCCGCCGCCGAACGCATCGATGTTCGCCTGGGCGCCGCTGCCGGAGAAGTTCCGCAGCATCGGCAGCATGCAGTTCGCCACCTTGATGGTCGAGAAATCGGGCGTCGTGGTGTCACCGGGCGTCGCCTTCGGCGAGCACGGCGAGGGTTATGTGCGCATCGCCATGGTGGAAAACGAGCAGCGAATTCGCCAGGCCGCCCGCAATCTGCGGCGCTTCCTTGAAAGCGGCATCGAAACGTTGCACAACGTGGTTCCTCTCGCCAATCGGCGATAA
- a CDS encoding homoserine dehydrogenase yields MVAPLRVGIAGLGTVGADVVRLIEVQSRVLSARCGRGVRVVSVTARSKAKKRGIDLRGITWAKNPLEIADDPNVDCFVELMGGVGDPALSAIEAALRNGKSVVTANKALIAKHGSKLAALAEKHGGALNFEAAVGAAIPVIKTLREGLAGTSINRVYGILNGTCNYILTRMELEGLSFADCLKDAQRLGYAEANPSFDVDGHDTAQKLAILASLAFGTKVAQNAVYVEGISSIAPADLRAADELGYRVKLLGVAVRTAKGIEQRVHPTMIPKSSSIAQVMGVTNAVTIDGDGVPPITLVGPGAGGAATASAVVADIADVARGIRANPFGRPVERLRVTSKAPMERHEGGYYIRLMARDLAGTAATIATRLAEQKISIESIVQRHPDGAFDAINNSAKPAPVPVILITYATSEDAVYRALQAVQKDKVITGRPQVIRIEKN; encoded by the coding sequence ATGGTCGCTCCACTCAGAGTGGGTATTGCGGGGCTCGGCACCGTGGGTGCCGATGTCGTTCGTCTGATCGAGGTCCAGAGTCGCGTTTTGTCGGCACGCTGTGGCCGTGGGGTGCGTGTGGTCTCGGTGACCGCGCGCTCGAAGGCCAAGAAGCGCGGCATCGATTTGCGTGGCATCACCTGGGCGAAAAATCCGCTCGAAATCGCCGACGATCCGAACGTCGATTGCTTTGTCGAATTGATGGGCGGCGTGGGCGATCCCGCGCTGTCCGCGATCGAGGCGGCGCTGCGTAACGGCAAGTCGGTGGTCACCGCCAACAAGGCGCTGATCGCCAAGCACGGCTCCAAGCTCGCCGCACTCGCCGAAAAGCACGGCGGCGCGCTGAATTTCGAAGCCGCTGTCGGCGCCGCGATCCCGGTCATCAAGACCCTGCGCGAAGGCCTTGCCGGCACCAGCATCAATCGCGTCTACGGCATTCTCAACGGCACCTGCAATTACATCCTCACCCGGATGGAGCTGGAGGGATTGTCGTTCGCCGATTGCCTGAAGGATGCGCAGCGGCTCGGTTATGCCGAAGCCAATCCGTCGTTCGATGTCGACGGTCATGACACCGCGCAGAAGCTCGCGATCCTCGCCAGCCTCGCGTTCGGCACCAAAGTGGCGCAGAACGCCGTCTATGTAGAAGGCATTTCGTCGATCGCGCCGGCCGATCTGCGCGCCGCCGATGAACTCGGCTATCGCGTCAAGCTGCTCGGCGTTGCGGTGCGCACCGCAAAGGGCATCGAGCAGCGCGTGCATCCGACCATGATTCCGAAATCATCGTCGATCGCGCAGGTGATGGGCGTCACCAATGCGGTGACGATCGATGGCGATGGTGTTCCGCCGATCACACTGGTGGGGCCGGGCGCCGGTGGTGCGGCAACCGCATCCGCCGTCGTCGCCGATATCGCCGACGTGGCGCGCGGCATTCGCGCCAATCCATTCGGCCGTCCGGTCGAGCGGCTGCGCGTGACCAGCAAGGCGCCGATGGAGCGCCATGAGGGCGGCTATTACATTCGCCTGATGGCGCGCGATCTGGCAGGCACTGCCGCAACCATCGCCACGCGTCTTGCGGAACAGAAAATTTCGATCGAATCCATTGTGCAGCGTCATCCCGATGGCGCATTCGATGCGATAAATAACAGCGCGAAGCCGGCGCCCGTTCCGGTTATCCTCATCACCTACGCGACCAGCGAGGACGCCGTTTACCGTGCGTTGCAGGCCGTGCAGAAGGACAAGGTGATCACCGGACGTCCGCAGGTGATCCGCATCGAAAAGAATTGA